Proteins found in one Triticum aestivum cultivar Chinese Spring chromosome 4D, IWGSC CS RefSeq v2.1, whole genome shotgun sequence genomic segment:
- the LOC123100321 gene encoding cytochrome P450 716A1, with protein sequence MAYSILLGAVLALLVAAVVQLLYKNFYRLYYSAYKLPPGNLGVPAIGSTFSLLRACRSNTDDQWFRDRIKKYGPVSTMSLFGSPTVLLAGPAANHFIFGNDRLILTQTRALRALVGRSVLALTGSELKLVRSALQGYLKPEMVRRYVCKIDHEVRSHIELNWVGRDSVTVLPTVRRLSLAIICSVVLGQESATIKKGLCTDFVTLGKAILSFPVNIPFTRFNKGMAASAKIRKAITNIAHKREESLLQEANATSDNDFISYMLILRSQGAHSLTLEDIVDNAMGLIVGAHETTSALITFMIRYLSSEPDILDKVTREQDEIAQNKNPEDALTWDHVAKMKYMWKVAMETLRTIPPVFGSFRTTTKDIEYQGYHIPKGWKVFTAQSVTHMDSQFFHEPNKFNPSRFEKSAPPYCYMPFGGGPRMCPGNVFARVETMVAMHYLVRQFRWKITCEKETYKRDPKPTPVLGLPIKLKLRPLAKNVQANTMDTETG encoded by the exons ATGGCTTACTCCATTCTCCTCGGGGCAGTACTTGCGTTGCTTGTAGCTGCAGTTGTCCAACTCCTTTACAAAAACTTCTACAGGCTCTACTACTCAGCCTATAAGCTGCCTCCTGGTAATCTCGGCGTGCCGGCTATCGGCAGTACTTTCTCTCTCCTCCGCGCCTGTCGCAGCAACACCGACGACCAATGGTTCAGAGACCGGATCAAGAAATACGGCCCGGTCTCTACCATGTCGTTGTTTGGATCGCCGACGGTGCTACTGGCCGGGCCGGCGGCGAACCACTTCATATTCGGCAACGACAGACTCATCTTGACGCAGACACGCGCGCTGAGAGCCCTCGTTGGGCGGTCGGTACTGGCACTCACGGGCAGCGAACTGAAGCTGGTCCGCAGCGCCCTGCAGGGTTACTTGAAGCCAGAAATGGTGAGGAGATACGTCTGCAAGATAGACCATGAGGTCAGGAGCCACATCGAGCTAAACTGGGTCGGTCGTGACTCTGTAACG GTCCTGCCAACGGTGAGGAGACTTTCGCTTGCTATCATATGTTCGGTTGTCTTGGGCCAAGAGTCAGCTACCATCAAAAAAGGACTGTGCActgattttgttactcttgggaaGGCTATATTATCATTTCCGGTGAATATACCATTCACCCGGTTCAACAAAGGTATGGCTGCAAGTGCCAAGATACGAAAGGCTATCACAAATATTGCCCACAAGAGGGAAGAGTCACTGTTGCAGGAAGCAAATGCCACTTCCGATAATGACTTCATCAGCTACATGCTCATTCTTCGTTCTCAAGGTGCCCACTCCCTCACTTTGGAAGACATTGTGGACAACGCGATGGGCCTCATCGTTGGGGCACACGAGACGACTTCTGCTCTTATCACCTTCATGATCCGGTACCTCTCTAGTGAGCCAGATATCCTTGACAAAGTTACTAGAG AGCAAGATGAGATTGCACAGAATAAAAACCCAGAAGATGCTCTAACTTGGGATCATGTTGCAAAGATGAAATATATGTGGAAAGTGGCAATGGAGACACTAAGAACAATTCCTCCAGTTTTTGGGAGCTTCCGAACAACTACCAAAGATATTGAATACCAGGGTTACCATATCCCAAAAGGCTGGAAA GTCTTCACAGCGCAAAGTGTCACACATATGGATTCACAATTCTTTCATGAGCCTAACAAATTCAATCCTTCTCGGTTTGAGAAATCCGCACCTCCGTACTGCTACATGCCATTTGGAGGGGGTCCAAGAATGTGCCCTGGTAATGTGTTCGCAAGGGTAGAAACTATGGTGGCCATGCACTATCTAGTAAGGCAGTTCAGGTGGAAAATAACCTGTGAAAAGGAAACCTACAAGAGGGATCCAAAGCCGACGCCCGTTCTTGGACTTCCAATTAAACTCAAGTTGAGACCCCTTGCCAAAAATGTCCAAGCCAACACTATGGATACTGAAACAGGTTAA
- the LOC123098623 gene encoding uncharacterized protein has product MAGGSGAEEGHCREEFHRQKDGVACVRRAGAVEAGSPLMLSSSSCHRPASLGSPVLTSTSPRSRAGRGLRRLGHRGTDARGGDSHATDGRACDDVSVVGWPGGRRSPPLSPGWLSPGAGASRRQGASICGGC; this is encoded by the exons ATGGCTGGTGGCAGCGGAGCCGAGGAGGGCCACTGCAGAGAGGAGTTCCACCGACAAAAGGATGGCGTCGCGTGTGTGAGGCGGGCCGGCGCAGTGGAGGCGGGCTCTCCACTGATGCTCTCCTCTAGTTCCTGCCATCGTCCTGCTTCCCTGGGCTCCCCCGTGCTCACCAGCACGTCCCCAAG ATCCCGTGCGGGAAGGGGGCTGCGGCGGCTAGGTCATCGAGGCACCGATGCAAGGGGAGGCGATAGCCATGCCACGGACGGCAGAGCATGCGACGACGTCTCCGTCGTGGGGTGGCCCGGCGGGCGGAGGTCACCACCACTATCTCCGGGCTGGCTCTCTCCAGGCGCGGGGGCCTCGAGACGGCAGGGCGCTTCCATATGCGGCGGGTGCTAA